A part of Rhopalosiphum maidis isolate BTI-1 chromosome 3, ASM367621v3, whole genome shotgun sequence genomic DNA contains:
- the LOC113557683 gene encoding uncharacterized protein LOC113557683 — protein sequence MELRYVQTNLNHCRAAQDLLGEFVRAEDIAVALVSEPQGGGRTGWHFDSTGRAALAVFRPGLTLSDIETGDGFVAATVGGAVRAFSCYASPAMSVAEFGQFLGRLEASVRRDRGVGIDLIVGGDFNARSASWGDRLTEVRGDDLAAFADSLGLVIINSGRGPTFFGRGRGSCVDVTFASESAARKIRGWTVRTDVENMSDHHHLCFSYRTGRTLPDTSGDPPAAAAAGRRHPGWRTSRMDADLLAAAVLTVEWTGATLPSVAPAGSGGAEAMAERLVGCVTAACDMALPRRNPHPRGRPPVYWWNGNVAAARAECVRRKRLWIRRRGRAHGGDVSAADVERDYREARKELKHRIREAKAKCWAELVKTVDDDPWGNPIRSS from the coding sequence ATGGAGCTAAGGTACGTGCAGACGAACCTGAACCACTGCCGGGCAGCCCAGGACCTGCTCGGGGAGTTCGTGAGGGCGGAAGACATCGCGGTGGCGCTGGTCAGTGAGCCGCAAGGTGGCGGTCGAACTGGCTGGCACTTCGACTCCACGGGTCGAGCCGCCTTAGCTGTCTTCCGCCCCGGACTCACACTCAGCGACATAGAGACGGGCGACGGGTTCGTAGCGGCTACCGTGGGGGGCGCGGTTCGCGCCTTCAGCTGCTATGCTTCCCCCGCCATGTCCGTCGCTGAGTTCGGGCAGTTCCTGGGTCGTCTCGAGGCTTCTGTGAGGAGGGATCGCGGTGTTGGAATCGACCTCATTGTTGGGGGAGATTTTAACGCCCGGTCGGCGTCCTGGGGGGACCGCCTCACGGAAGTCCGCGGTGACGATCTCGCCGCGTTCGCCGATTCCTTGGGGCTGGTCATCATCAACTCGGGTCGGGGACCGACGTTCTTCGGGAGGGGGAGGGGTTCGTGCGTCGACGTGACCTTTGCCTCCGAATCCGCCGCGAGGAAGATTCGGGGGTGGACCGTGCGTACGGACGTGGAGAACATGAGTGACCACCATCACTTGTGTTTTTCATATCGCACCGGACGCACGCTCCCGGACACCTCCGGTGATCCCCCGGCGGCGGCAGCGGCTGGTCGGCGGCATCCGGGTTGGCGTACTTCCCGGATGGACGCGGACCTGCTCGCCGCGGCCGTTCTCACCGTAGAGTGGACGGGAGCGACTCTGCCCTCGGTAGCTCCAGCCGGTTCCGGAGGCGCCGAAGCCATGGCCGAGAGGCTGGTCGGCTGCGTGACCGCGGCTTGTGACATGGCTCTCCCCCGGAGGAACCCACATCCTCGGGGAAGACCACCGGTTTACTGGTGGAACGGCAATGTCGCGGCCGCGCGCGCCGAATGCGTGCGAAGGAAACGGCTGTGGATCAGGCGTCGCGGACGCGCCCACGGCGGTGACGTGTCCGCGGCGGACGTCGAGCGAGACTACCGGGAGGCTCGAAAGGAGCTGAAGCACCGCATTCGCGAGGCGAAGGCGAAGTGCTGGGCAGAGTTGGTGAAGACCGTCGACGACGACCCCTGGGGAAACCCTATAAGGTCGTCTTGA
- the LOC113557682 gene encoding uncharacterized protein LOC113557682, which translates to MKRVSGSVSLASLGVKVVTTRRTKAGGILLEVEGEEKARILERRIREVVGEAARVRRPERKTPVLLLDVPEWVEVEDVVGGLGAAGVVVAAPDVDRISIRKNGGSRGDRVARVDLPFRDAIALAEAKVVVVGWTRCRVKLLEKKQTTCFRCQQKGHLAAECRNAAKPRACYRCGATSHLSRGCSEGRRGSGGPSSVVGGSISGGTTVAVEEGPAEMQPVAEESSQQLAGRPASRSASASSSEPQP; encoded by the coding sequence ATGAAAAGGGTGTCTGGTTCCGTGAGCTTGGCAAGTCTCGGGGTCAAAGTGGTGACTACGAGGCGCACCAAAGCCGGCGGAATCCTCCTCGAAGTGGAAGGCGAGGAAAAAGCCAGAATCCTGGAGAGGAGGATCCGAGAGGTGGTAGGAGAGGCCGCCAGAGTAAGAAGGCCCGAGCGGAAGACTCCCGTCCTCCTTCTGGATGTCCCTGAATGGGTAGAAGTGGAGGACGTGGTCGGAGGGCTCGGCGCGGCCGGAGTAGTCGTCGCGGCTCCTGACGTTGACCGAATTTCCATCAGGAAAAACGGTGGCAGCCGCGGCGACCGCGTCGCGAGGGTAGATTTACCTTTCCGCGACGCCATCGCTCTGGCCGAGGCAAAGGTGGTGGTGGTCGGCTGGACCCGTTGCAGGGTAAAGCTTCTTGAAAAGAAGCAAACCACCTGCTTCCGGTGCCAGCAAAAGGGCCACCTCGCCGCCGAGTGCCGCAACGCGGCAAAGCCTCGGGCCTGCTACAGGTGTGGAGCCACCAGCCACCTCTCGCGGGGCTGCTCGGAAGGCAGAAGAGGAAGCGGCGGTCCATCTTCGGTCGTTGGAGGAAGTATCAGCGGTGGTACAACAGTAGCGGTGGAGGAGGGGCCTGCCGAGATGCAGCCAGTGGCGGAGGAGTCGTCGCAGCAGTTGGCCGGGCGGCCGGCGAGCCGTTCCGCCTCCGCGTCGTCGTCGGAACCGCAGCCATGA
- the LOC113557681 gene encoding interferon alpha-inducible protein 27-like protein 2B, whose protein sequence is MSIPDGWKNLRGCLKAQDGDLKLLTAKARDLELWSVKVRSIEAKAAIEGVLLAVAAIGSGREAVAKAANAMTKAVNDGGQSRSGGAAAGMTGVCASTQTIAIGTNPVKRVCAGTQTTDQAQQKPQQRQRQRQQQQQQPQQKPQQQQRQ, encoded by the coding sequence ATGAGCATCCCCGACGGTTGGAAAAACCTTAGGGGCTGTTTGAAGGCGCAGGACGGAGACCTTAAACTCCTGACAGCCAAAGCGAGGGACCTCGAGCTGTGGTCTGTTAAAGTGAGAAGCATCGAAGCCAAGGCGGCTATAGAAGGGGTGCTTCTTGCTGTAGCAGCAATAGGTTCAGGCCGTGAAGCGGTGGCAAAGGCTGCCAACGCCATGACAAAGGCGGTCAACGATGGCGGTCAGTCCCGGAGTGGTGGTGCGGCAGCAGGCATGACGGGCGTATGTGCCTCTACGCAGACCATTGCGATTGGGACCAACCCGGTCAAAAGGGTCTGTGCGGGGACGCAGACGACAGACCAGGCGCAGCAGAAGCCACAACAGCGACAGCGCCAGcggcaacagcagcagcaacaaccACAGCAGAAgccgcagcagcagcagcggcagtaa
- the LOC113557679 gene encoding uncharacterized protein LOC113557679: MVCKLNKSLYGLKQKTTNSCNQNRCDMWSTMDKKSISFLNLDVSEPTLLYEDNQSCIKLTSNPGYHKRTKHIDIKLHYIRKKVQDGTVQLKYIHTTDQESDMLTKSLPTINSRSTLSIPPSKSDIMAALDKLRCEVLSTNKNILSTLTLQFEELKNDLKQLSLQIIELKFEIPPYAVN; the protein is encoded by the exons ATGGTATGCAAACTAAATAAATCTCTATATGGACTGAAACAG AAAACAACAAACAGTTGTAATCAGAACCGATGCGATATGTGGAGTACTATGGATAAGAAgtctatatcatttttaaatttagatgttAGTGAACCTACACTACTCTATGAAGATAATCAAAGCTGCATAAAGTTAACATCAAATCCTGGATACCATAAACGTACCaaacatattgatataaaactcCACTACATTCGAAAAAAAGTTCAAGACGGAACGGTACagttaaaatacattcataCAACTGATCAAGAATCTGATATGCTGACAAAGTCCCTGCCCACAa TCAACTCAAGGTCTACTTTGTCCATACCTCCTTCAAAAAGTGACATTATGGCTGCTCTTGATAAACTTCGTTGTGAAGTTTtatctacaaataaaaatattttgtccacTCTAACTTTGCAATTTGAGGAATTGAAAAATGACCTAAAGCAACTATCTTtgcaaattattgaattaaagttTGAAATACCACCTTACGCAGTGAACTAA